From Phenylobacterium immobile (ATCC 35973), a single genomic window includes:
- a CDS encoding ABC transporter ATP-binding protein: MTAFALTAASALVAGRPALSQVTLQARSGEVLGVVGPNGAGKTTLLRAILGLQRLNGGQANLGGQNVRGLSDAARAALVAYLPQERAVGWNLAAWRLASLGAPNQPPREAEARARAGLDRVGLTHLAERGVLDMSGGERARVLLARLLAADAPLLLADEPVASLDPDAQLLVMDILREEAARGAAVVVTLHDLSLAARYCDRLAVLSKGRLVADGAPREALVPHILMSAFSLQGGFMETSGGNILISRRA, encoded by the coding sequence ATGACGGCGTTTGCGCTGACAGCCGCGAGCGCCCTGGTCGCCGGCCGCCCGGCGCTTAGCCAGGTCACGCTGCAGGCCAGATCTGGCGAAGTGTTGGGCGTGGTTGGCCCCAACGGCGCGGGCAAGACGACTCTGCTTCGCGCCATCCTTGGCCTCCAGCGCCTGAACGGCGGGCAGGCCAACTTGGGCGGCCAGAACGTGCGCGGCCTGTCAGACGCTGCGCGGGCGGCGCTCGTCGCCTATCTTCCGCAGGAGCGCGCCGTCGGCTGGAACCTTGCCGCTTGGCGCCTCGCCAGCCTGGGCGCGCCGAACCAGCCGCCGCGCGAGGCCGAAGCCCGCGCCCGCGCCGGCCTGGACCGCGTAGGCCTCACCCACTTGGCCGAGCGCGGCGTGCTCGACATGTCCGGCGGCGAACGCGCCCGCGTCCTCCTGGCGCGGCTGCTGGCGGCCGACGCGCCGTTGTTGCTAGCCGATGAGCCGGTGGCAAGCCTGGACCCCGACGCACAACTGCTGGTGATGGATATCCTGCGCGAAGAGGCGGCCCGCGGCGCGGCGGTGGTGGTGACCTTGCACGACCTGTCCCTGGCGGCGCGCTATTGCGACCGCCTCGCCGTTCTGTCCAAGGGCCGCCTTGTCGCCGACGGCGCCCCCCGTGAGGCCTTGGTGCCGCACATTTTAATGAGCGCCTTCAGTTTACAGGGCGGTTTCATGGAGACGTCCGGGGGGAATATACTGATTTCCCGCCGTGCCTGA
- the hrpB gene encoding ATP-dependent helicase HrpB: MLPIDEVLPQLKAALAAADACVLVAPPGAGKTTVVPLALLDAPWRGDGKILVLEPRRLAARAAAERMAQTFGEPVGETVGFRVRLQSRVSARTRVEVVTEGVFTRMILDDPSLAGVACVIFDEFHERSLDADLGLALARDAQGVLRPDLKLLVMSATLDGAAVARLLGDAPVVESLGRAFPVETRYLGRDDRLRLEDQVVRAVERALAEETGSVLVFLPGQGEILRTAERLAQRPRAGVEVAPLFGALDPKVQDRAIAPAAPGVRKVVLATSIAETSLTIQGVRVVIDSGLARVPRFDPASGLTRLATVRVSRAAADQRRGRAGRTEPGVCYRLWDEAETRSLPAFADPEILQADLAGLALDLARWGAKDADGLAFLDAPPAAAFAEARSLLIRLEALSPDGVLTRHGEAMAAVPTAPRLAHMILKAAETGQAARAAEIAALLAEQGLGGRDTDLTHRLEALGRDRSPRAQDARRLAQRWAASAPKGGASEPLSDGMLLAFAYPERIARARGPAGEFQLVSGRGAWLEATDALARQTWIAVAEMGGGDRRDRILLAAPLDEAELLTAFADQFTTETRLDEAAGKLRAKRLIRLGRLVVRETVEDADPGLIAQALVQRVRDQGLGSLTWAPATEALRRRLAFLRDRDPSWPDLSDETLLATLDDWLAPLLLGRRALASIPAGDLDGAIRALAPWDRLQAVDREAPARWTAPTGNTFPIDYGAEAGPRVEVRVQEVFGLNVHPTAAGRPITLALLSPAHRPIQTTNDLPGFWRGSWKDVRADMRGRYPRHAWPKEPAAAAPTARAKPRGT, translated from the coding sequence ATGCTGCCGATCGACGAGGTTCTGCCGCAACTGAAGGCGGCGCTCGCCGCCGCGGACGCCTGCGTCCTCGTGGCCCCCCCTGGCGCGGGGAAGACCACCGTCGTTCCCCTGGCCCTGCTGGACGCCCCGTGGCGCGGCGACGGCAAGATCCTCGTGCTTGAACCCCGCCGTCTCGCCGCCCGCGCCGCGGCCGAACGCATGGCCCAGACCTTCGGCGAACCCGTCGGCGAGACGGTCGGCTTCCGCGTCCGCCTGCAGAGCCGGGTGTCGGCGCGCACCCGTGTCGAGGTGGTCACCGAGGGCGTCTTCACCCGCATGATCCTGGACGACCCGTCCCTGGCGGGCGTGGCCTGCGTGATCTTCGACGAATTCCACGAGCGTAGCCTGGACGCCGACCTGGGCCTGGCGCTCGCCCGCGACGCGCAAGGCGTCCTGCGGCCCGACCTCAAGCTGCTGGTCATGTCGGCGACCCTGGACGGCGCGGCCGTCGCCCGGCTCCTCGGCGACGCACCGGTGGTGGAGAGCCTCGGCCGCGCCTTTCCGGTGGAGACCCGCTATCTCGGCCGCGACGACCGGCTGCGGCTCGAAGACCAGGTCGTCCGGGCGGTCGAGCGCGCGCTCGCTGAGGAAACGGGCAGCGTCCTGGTGTTCCTACCCGGTCAGGGCGAGATCCTGCGCACCGCCGAGCGTCTGGCGCAGCGTCCGCGGGCTGGCGTCGAGGTGGCCCCGCTGTTCGGCGCGCTCGATCCGAAGGTCCAGGATCGCGCTATCGCCCCCGCCGCGCCGGGCGTCCGCAAGGTCGTGCTGGCCACCTCGATCGCCGAGACCAGCCTGACCATCCAGGGCGTCCGTGTGGTTATCGACAGCGGCCTGGCCCGCGTGCCGCGCTTCGACCCCGCCAGCGGCCTGACCCGCCTGGCCACCGTCCGCGTCAGCCGCGCCGCCGCCGACCAGCGCCGCGGGCGGGCAGGGCGCACCGAGCCCGGGGTCTGCTACCGCCTCTGGGACGAGGCCGAGACCCGGTCGCTGCCGGCCTTCGCCGATCCGGAGATCTTGCAGGCCGACCTGGCGGGCCTGGCGCTGGACCTGGCCCGCTGGGGCGCCAAGGACGCCGACGGCCTGGCCTTCCTCGACGCGCCGCCCGCCGCGGCCTTCGCCGAGGCGCGCAGCCTGCTGATCCGCCTGGAAGCCCTCTCACCTGACGGCGTGCTGACGCGCCACGGCGAAGCCATGGCCGCCGTGCCGACCGCGCCGCGCCTGGCCCACATGATCCTGAAGGCGGCCGAGACCGGGCAGGCGGCCCGCGCCGCCGAGATCGCCGCCCTCCTGGCGGAGCAGGGTCTGGGCGGGCGTGACACCGATCTCACCCATCGCCTCGAGGCTCTCGGTCGCGACCGCTCGCCCCGCGCGCAAGATGCACGCCGCCTGGCCCAGCGCTGGGCAGCGTCCGCGCCGAAGGGCGGAGCGTCCGAGCCGCTATCCGATGGCATGCTGCTGGCCTTCGCCTATCCCGAACGGATCGCCCGGGCCCGCGGGCCGGCCGGTGAATTTCAACTGGTCAGCGGCCGCGGCGCCTGGCTCGAGGCGACCGATGCGCTCGCCCGCCAGACCTGGATCGCCGTCGCCGAGATGGGCGGCGGCGATCGTCGTGATCGGATTCTGCTGGCCGCGCCGCTGGACGAGGCGGAACTGCTCACCGCCTTCGCCGATCAGTTCACGACCGAGACCCGCCTGGACGAAGCCGCCGGCAAGCTCCGCGCGAAACGCCTGATCCGGCTCGGCCGCCTCGTGGTCCGCGAGACCGTAGAGGACGCCGACCCGGGGCTGATCGCCCAGGCGCTGGTTCAGCGCGTGCGTGATCAAGGCCTGGGCAGCCTAACCTGGGCCCCAGCCACCGAGGCGCTGCGCCGGCGCCTGGCCTTCCTGCGCGACCGCGACCCGTCATGGCCAGACCTGTCCGATGAGACCTTGCTGGCCACGTTGGATGATTGGCTGGCGCCGCTTCTGCTCGGCCGGCGCGCGCTGGCGTCGATTCCGGCGGGAGACCTCGACGGCGCGATCCGCGCCCTGGCGCCATGGGACCGCCTGCAGGCCGTGGACCGCGAGGCGCCCGCCCGCTGGACGGCGCCCACGGGCAACACCTTCCCCATCGACTACGGCGCGGAGGCTGGCCCGCGTGTCGAGGTCCGCGTCCAGGAGGTCTTCGGCCTCAACGTCCACCCCACCGCCGCCGGCCGGCCGATCACCCTGGCGCTCCTGTCGCCCGCGCACCGCCCCATCCAGACGACGAACGACCTGCCGGGCTTTTGGCGCGGCTCCTGGAAGGATGTCCGCGCCGACATGCGTGGCCGTTATCCGCGGCACGCCTGGCCGAAGGAGCCGGCCGCCGCGGCGCCGACGGCCCGGGCGAAACCTAGGGGGACTTGA
- a CDS encoding TrmH family RNA methyltransferase: MSAITSLSNATVKAVRALHMRKERDETGLFVAEGLKNVIEGIDTGHAPQILLHGKDAADHPMMRKAVAATLGARGQVAEVTQDILAKVSRRDNPQAVVGVFRQAFAELADLDPKAATVWVALHRVRDPGNLGTIIRTADAAGCGAVILVGECCDPYSVEAVRATMGSIFAVSLVKATEAEFTAWRTSWPGSVVGTLLSATSDHRSADYRAPALVLMGNEQQGLTPDLAALCDVNVKIPMRGRADSLNLSVATGIMIYAAGG; encoded by the coding sequence ATGAGCGCCATCACCTCGCTGTCGAACGCCACCGTGAAGGCCGTTCGCGCCCTGCACATGCGCAAGGAACGCGACGAGACCGGCCTGTTCGTCGCCGAGGGCCTGAAGAACGTCATCGAGGGCATCGACACCGGCCACGCGCCGCAGATCCTACTGCACGGCAAGGACGCGGCCGACCATCCGATGATGCGCAAGGCTGTCGCCGCCACACTGGGCGCACGCGGCCAGGTCGCTGAGGTCACCCAGGACATCCTGGCGAAGGTCTCGCGGCGCGACAATCCGCAGGCCGTGGTCGGCGTCTTTCGCCAGGCCTTCGCGGAGCTCGCGGACCTCGACCCCAAGGCGGCGACGGTCTGGGTCGCGCTGCACCGGGTCCGCGATCCGGGCAACCTCGGCACGATCATCCGCACCGCCGACGCCGCAGGGTGCGGCGCGGTGATCCTGGTGGGCGAGTGCTGCGATCCCTATTCGGTGGAGGCGGTGCGCGCGACCATGGGCTCGATCTTCGCGGTCTCCCTGGTCAAGGCGACGGAAGCCGAATTCACCGCTTGGCGGACCAGCTGGCCGGGATCGGTGGTCGGCACGCTGCTGTCGGCGACCTCCGACCACCGCAGCGCCGACTATCGCGCGCCCGCCCTCGTCCTCATGGGCAACGAGCAACAGGGACTGACGCCGGACCTAGCGGCCCTGTGTGATGTCAACGTCAAGATTCCCATGCGCGGCCGCGCCGACAGCCTGAACCTGTCGGTCGCCACGGGGATCATGATCTACGCGGCGGGCGGCTAG
- a CDS encoding amino acid permease has translation MWRVKSLDAILATAEKKSLHRSLGPIQLTLLGIGGVIGTGIFVLTAEAAQKAGPSMMLSFVIAGFVCAIAALCYSELAAMAPVSGSAYTYSYAVLGEFVAWLVGWALILEYAVAASAVAVGWSGYVVGLLDHSLGIVVPHALAAGPYAGGIIILPAVLIALAVTGLLVLGTTESATVNAVLVCIKVAALSAFVALSLPVIKDANFHPFMPLGMSGTIGAAASIFFAYVGFDAVSTAAEETKNPQRNVPIGLIGSLGICTIFYLLVAAGAVGAYGAQPVMDAAGHAISPGSPLLAARCDELTSVAGQPLVCSREALAHVLRQIGHPIVGNLLGLAAGLALPSVILMMIYGQTRIFFVMSRDGLLPEALSRIHPKFKTPHIVTMVTGVGVTIAAAFFPIGQLADVSNSGTLFAFAVVSIAVMMLRKTEPNRHRPFRTPLVFVIAPLSIVGCIGLFIFLPPAAKLVFPVWSAIGLMLYFAYGYRKSHVARGLMEVPELSPDAPPTAVPPMPGAPAPGGKD, from the coding sequence ATGTGGCGGGTTAAATCGCTAGACGCGATCCTGGCGACAGCCGAGAAGAAATCGCTCCATCGGTCGCTCGGCCCCATCCAGCTGACCCTGCTCGGGATCGGCGGCGTCATCGGCACCGGCATCTTCGTGCTGACGGCGGAAGCCGCGCAGAAGGCGGGGCCGAGCATGATGCTCTCCTTCGTCATCGCCGGCTTCGTCTGCGCCATCGCCGCGCTTTGCTATTCCGAACTGGCCGCGATGGCCCCGGTGTCGGGGTCGGCCTACACCTATTCCTACGCCGTGCTCGGCGAGTTCGTCGCCTGGCTGGTCGGCTGGGCCCTCATCCTCGAATACGCCGTGGCCGCCAGCGCGGTCGCCGTCGGCTGGTCGGGTTATGTGGTCGGCCTGCTGGACCATTCCCTCGGCATCGTCGTGCCGCACGCCCTCGCGGCGGGACCCTACGCCGGCGGGATCATAATCCTCCCCGCCGTGCTGATCGCGCTTGCGGTCACCGGCCTTCTGGTGCTGGGCACCACCGAGAGCGCGACGGTCAATGCGGTCCTGGTCTGCATCAAGGTGGCCGCGCTTTCGGCCTTCGTCGCCCTGTCCCTGCCGGTGATCAAGGATGCGAACTTCCACCCCTTCATGCCCTTGGGCATGTCCGGCACCATCGGGGCGGCGGCCTCGATCTTCTTCGCCTACGTCGGGTTCGACGCGGTCTCCACAGCCGCCGAGGAGACCAAGAACCCGCAGCGCAACGTGCCGATCGGCCTGATCGGCTCGCTGGGCATCTGCACCATCTTCTATCTGCTGGTGGCCGCAGGCGCAGTCGGCGCCTATGGCGCGCAGCCTGTGATGGACGCCGCGGGCCATGCGATTTCGCCCGGCTCGCCCCTGCTCGCCGCCCGCTGCGACGAACTGACCTCCGTGGCCGGCCAGCCCCTGGTCTGCAGCCGCGAGGCCCTGGCCCACGTCCTGCGGCAGATCGGCCATCCGATCGTCGGCAACCTGCTGGGCCTGGCCGCCGGTCTCGCCCTGCCCTCGGTCATCCTGATGATGATCTACGGCCAGACCCGCATCTTCTTCGTCATGTCGCGCGACGGCCTGCTGCCGGAAGCGCTGTCGCGCATCCACCCGAAGTTCAAGACGCCGCACATCGTGACCATGGTCACCGGCGTCGGCGTGACGATCGCGGCGGCCTTCTTCCCGATCGGCCAGCTGGCGGATGTGTCCAACTCCGGAACGCTCTTCGCCTTCGCCGTCGTGTCGATCGCCGTGATGATGCTGCGCAAGACCGAGCCGAACCGTCACCGGCCGTTCCGGACGCCGCTGGTGTTTGTCATCGCCCCGCTGTCCATCGTCGGCTGCATCGGCCTGTTCATCTTCCTGCCGCCCGCCGCCAAGCTGGTGTTCCCGGTGTGGTCGGCGATCGGCCTGATGCTCTATTTCGCCTACGGCTATCGCAAGAGCCATGTCGCCCGCGGCCTGATGGAAGTCCCCGAACTGTCGCCGGACGCCCCGCCCACCGCCGTCCCGCCGATGCCCGGCGCGCCTGCGCCCGGCGGAAAGGACTAG
- a CDS encoding DUF302 domain-containing protein — protein sequence MSTNATRRIVSSEGTRIRVSSPLSFETVSEALLAQMGKVLVPEFMAFVAEVKTAEDFDRIVSERWVGESGFMQFAVLSHSGWLPLYGINRRAERWILGNPLIAITMIKHDISAGLFAPVELLLTDNEDKNGCTIDYVLPSSMIAPAGCSDALRAAANILDQKFEALVARASGLK from the coding sequence ATGTCGACCAACGCAACTCGTCGGATTGTTTCGTCCGAAGGCACGCGCATCCGCGTCTCAAGTCCGCTGAGCTTTGAGACTGTCAGCGAGGCGCTGCTCGCGCAGATGGGGAAGGTTCTCGTCCCCGAATTCATGGCTTTCGTCGCGGAGGTGAAAACCGCGGAGGACTTCGACAGAATCGTTTCGGAGCGCTGGGTCGGAGAGAGTGGCTTCATGCAGTTCGCCGTGCTCAGTCACAGCGGGTGGCTGCCGCTCTACGGGATCAATCGCCGCGCAGAGCGTTGGATCCTCGGAAATCCGTTGATCGCGATCACAATGATCAAGCACGACATCAGCGCGGGCCTCTTCGCGCCGGTCGAGCTGCTTTTGACGGACAATGAAGACAAGAACGGCTGCACGATCGACTATGTCCTGCCATCGAGCATGATCGCGCCAGCGGGTTGTAGCGATGCACTACGCGCCGCTGCGAACATCCTCGACCAGAAATTTGAGGCTCTTGTCGCGCGTGCGTCGGGATTGAAGTGA
- a CDS encoding ABC transporter substrate-binding protein — translation MTLKALVIAASLALAPVAQAAPRVLSWDQCADQYVLALSPRSAIVGLSTRADDADSRLRALVRGLPQRRVSLETALAARPEVVVRYWGGDPRLVRAVTARGAKVVQIDEATDFAGVRANIRKVAAALRRSAAGEAVIADMDARLAHAAGAWGGLRGLYLTPGGVTAGSGTLVGAIMAAAGMANAETRSGFQALSLEQMALNPPGAVVLGFFDTVQATDAWAVGRHAVVRRIAHRRTVANLPGALLGCPEAGAALAAERLAAQARP, via the coding sequence GTGACTCTGAAAGCCCTGGTCATTGCGGCAAGTCTCGCCCTGGCGCCCGTCGCCCAGGCCGCGCCGCGCGTCCTGTCCTGGGACCAATGCGCCGATCAGTATGTCCTGGCCCTGAGCCCCCGCTCCGCCATCGTCGGCCTGTCCACCCGCGCGGACGACGCCGATTCCCGCCTGCGCGCGTTGGTCCGGGGGCTCCCGCAGCGCCGGGTGAGCCTGGAGACGGCGCTGGCCGCCAGGCCAGAGGTCGTCGTGCGCTACTGGGGCGGTGATCCGCGGCTGGTGCGTGCGGTGACGGCCCGCGGCGCCAAGGTTGTCCAGATCGACGAAGCGACGGACTTCGCCGGCGTCCGCGCCAATATCCGCAAGGTCGCCGCAGCGCTTCGCCGCTCGGCGGCGGGCGAGGCGGTGATCGCCGACATGGACGCCCGGCTAGCGCACGCCGCGGGCGCCTGGGGCGGCTTGCGCGGTCTCTATCTGACGCCGGGCGGCGTCACCGCAGGGTCAGGTACCCTGGTGGGCGCGATCATGGCGGCGGCGGGCATGGCCAACGCCGAGACCCGGTCCGGCTTCCAGGCCCTCTCGCTCGAACAGATGGCGCTGAACCCGCCCGGCGCGGTGGTGCTGGGATTCTTCGACACGGTTCAGGCCACCGACGCGTGGGCCGTCGGCCGGCACGCCGTGGTCCGCCGGATCGCGCACCGCCGCACAGTCGCCAACCTGCCCGGCGCGCTGTTGGGCTGCCCAGAGGCCGGCGCGGCGCTCGCTGCTGAGCGCCTCGCCGCCCAGGCGCGGCCGTGA
- a CDS encoding class I SAM-dependent methyltransferase produces MDGQTPKIAAQPGVMRTQAWADYALLDSGHGRKLERYGRYRVVRPEPQCLWEPSLPAAEWESADAVFDPTGDEDDGRWRFRNEPVETWPLAWGDVKFKGRFTSFRHLAFFPEQAANWEFLTERVRAHPGGAARTLNLFGYTGVASLAMAAAGASVTHVDASKRAVAWARENAELSGLTERPIRWITEDARKYVQREVRRGSTYEGIILDPPKYGRGPGGEVWRLFEDLPELAKLCGRLLSPDASFLVLNAYAERISGPALASLLAQVLDGRGGTIEWGELALAQALDDRAIGMSFYARWSAT; encoded by the coding sequence ATGGATGGACAGACGCCCAAGATCGCCGCGCAGCCGGGCGTGATGCGCACCCAGGCGTGGGCCGATTACGCCCTGCTGGACTCAGGGCACGGTCGCAAGCTCGAGCGTTATGGCCGCTACCGGGTGGTGCGGCCGGAGCCGCAATGCTTGTGGGAGCCGTCCCTGCCCGCCGCCGAGTGGGAGAGCGCCGACGCGGTCTTCGACCCCACCGGCGACGAGGACGACGGACGCTGGCGGTTCCGCAACGAGCCGGTCGAGACCTGGCCGCTCGCCTGGGGCGATGTGAAGTTCAAGGGTCGGTTCACCTCGTTCCGCCACCTGGCCTTCTTTCCCGAGCAGGCTGCGAACTGGGAATTCCTGACCGAGCGGGTCCGGGCTCACCCCGGCGGCGCGGCGCGCACGCTGAACCTCTTTGGCTATACGGGCGTCGCCAGCCTGGCCATGGCGGCGGCCGGCGCTTCCGTGACCCATGTGGACGCCTCAAAGCGTGCGGTGGCCTGGGCGCGAGAAAACGCCGAGCTGTCGGGCCTGACCGAACGACCGATCCGCTGGATCACCGAGGATGCGCGCAAGTACGTCCAGCGCGAGGTGCGCCGCGGGTCGACCTATGAGGGCATCATTCTCGACCCGCCGAAGTACGGGCGCGGGCCGGGCGGCGAGGTCTGGCGGCTGTTCGAAGACCTGCCGGAACTGGCCAAGCTCTGCGGGCGACTGCTGTCGCCGGACGCCTCGTTCCTGGTCCTGAACGCCTATGCCGAACGCATCAGCGGGCCGGCGCTAGCCAGTCTGCTGGCCCAGGTGCTGGACGGCCGCGGCGGGACGATCGAATGGGGCGAACTGGCGCTGGCCCAGGCGCTCGACGACCGCGCTATCGGCATGAGCTTCTACGCCCGCTGGTCGGCGACATGA
- a CDS encoding FecCD family ABC transporter permease: MTPRVLNLALCLSLLLVVAAGLFLGEARLTGSQFGQAFTDPSSAPAEILWSVRAPRTVAALVVGAALGLAGAVMQGLLRNPLADPGVLGVSGGAGLGAALAISLGLAATPGAVEGAALAAALAVGAALTVLAARLRTPETLILFGVALSAFCGALTSLVFNFAASPVTLAEVFAWLLGSVANRDWTDITSAYVPMALGVLLCVYARRGLVMLTLGDETAEVSGLPMRRMRAAAVAGASLLTGAAVALAGIVGFVGLAAPHLARGVVGGDPGRTLLPSALTGAVLLALADIAARIIPTETELKLGVVTALFGAPLFALIAWRAARSWRA; the protein is encoded by the coding sequence GTGACCCCGCGCGTCCTGAACCTGGCCCTGTGCCTGAGCCTGCTTTTGGTCGTGGCCGCAGGTCTTTTCCTGGGCGAGGCGCGATTGACCGGGTCCCAGTTCGGCCAGGCCTTCACCGATCCGTCCTCGGCGCCCGCGGAAATCCTCTGGAGCGTCCGCGCGCCGCGTACGGTCGCGGCCCTTGTGGTCGGCGCGGCCCTGGGTCTGGCTGGCGCCGTCATGCAGGGCCTTTTGCGTAACCCGCTCGCCGACCCGGGCGTGCTGGGCGTGTCCGGCGGCGCGGGACTGGGCGCAGCGCTGGCGATCTCGCTGGGACTGGCCGCCACGCCGGGCGCGGTCGAGGGCGCGGCGCTCGCCGCAGCACTTGCCGTGGGCGCGGCCCTGACGGTCCTGGCGGCGCGGCTGCGGACCCCGGAGACCCTGATCCTTTTCGGTGTCGCGCTGTCGGCCTTCTGCGGAGCGCTCACCTCATTGGTCTTCAACTTCGCGGCCTCGCCGGTGACCCTCGCTGAGGTCTTCGCCTGGCTGCTGGGCTCGGTCGCCAACCGCGACTGGACCGACATCACGAGCGCCTATGTCCCGATGGCGCTCGGTGTGCTGCTCTGCGTTTACGCTCGCCGGGGTCTCGTGATGCTGACCCTCGGCGACGAGACCGCTGAGGTCTCGGGCCTGCCCATGCGCCGCATGCGCGCCGCCGCCGTGGCCGGCGCATCCCTGTTGACCGGGGCGGCGGTAGCCCTTGCCGGCATCGTCGGCTTTGTAGGCCTCGCGGCGCCGCATCTGGCGCGCGGCGTGGTCGGCGGAGATCCGGGCCGCACACTGCTTCCGTCCGCCCTGACCGGCGCTGTCCTCCTCGCACTGGCCGATATCGCCGCGCGAATCATCCCCACCGAGACGGAGCTTAAGCTCGGCGTGGTCACGGCGCTGTTCGGCGCGCCGCTCTTCGCCCTGATCGCATGGCGCGCAGCCCGGAGCTGGCGGGCATGA